In Chlorocebus sabaeus isolate Y175 chromosome 5, mChlSab1.0.hap1, whole genome shotgun sequence, one genomic interval encodes:
- the TMEM186 gene encoding transmembrane protein 186, which produces MAALLRVVPRFRGRAAWERPLHGLWCCSGQEDPKRWVGSRSPASKEKPPNTETEKFWMFYRFDAIGIFGFLSRLKLAQTALTVVVLPPACYWYSQGLLTLNTVCLMSGISGFALTMLCWMSYFFRRLVGILYLNESGTMLRVAHLSFWGWRQDTYCPLADVVPLTETKDQPQEMFMRIQRYSGKQTFYVTLRYGRILDRQRFTQVFGRHQMFK; this is translated from the exons ATG GCTGCCCTTCTCCGAGTTGTGCCTAGATTTCGGGGAAGAGCTGCGTGGGAAAGGCCTCTCCATGGGCTGTGGTGCTGCAGTGGGCAGGAGGATCCTAAGAGGTGGGTGGGGAGCAGGTCACCCGCCTCGAAGGAGAAACCACCAAACACAGAGACTGAGAAATTCTGGATGTTTTACCGTTTTGATGCCATCGGAATCTTTGGGTTCCTGTCTCGACTTAAGTTGGCACAGACTGCCCTGACAGTGGTAGTTTTGCCACCAGCCTGTTACTGGTACTCCCAGGGCCTCCTGACTCTCAACACCGTGTGCCTGATGAGTGGGATATCGGGCTTTGCCCTGACCATGCTGTGCTGGATGAGCTATTTCTTTCGGAGACTGGTTGGTATCCTGTATCTGAATGAGTCTGGCACCATGCTGCGGGTGGCCCATCTGAGCTTCTGGGGCTGGCGGCAGGACACATACTGTCCCCTGGCAGATGTAGTTCCCCTGACGGAAACCAAGGACCAGCCTCAGGAGATGTTCATGCGTATCCAGCGGTACAGTGGGAAACAGACCTTCTACGTCACCCTGCGCTATGGACGCATCCTGGACAGACAGCGTTTCACACAGGTGTTTGGGAGACATCAGATGTTCAAGTAA